One segment of Salvia splendens isolate huo1 chromosome 20, SspV2, whole genome shotgun sequence DNA contains the following:
- the LOC121782036 gene encoding LRR receptor-like serine/threonine-protein kinase FLS2 isoform X1, with amino-acid sequence MESLTFSIALLILLLNSFAFSLNSDTDKNALISFKNSITSDTIAILSTNWSQNTSVCNWIGVSCGLKHGRVTALNLSRYDLAGTVAPHVGNLTFLRYLDISSNSFVGMLPFELSKLRRLKVMNLGTNSFTGEIPKWLGSLPQLEELYLYNNSFLGKIPSSLFNNSKLQTLQILHLSSNKLSGSIPHVIFNVSSLREIRIRNNSLSGRLPIDMCNNIPNIKLLALSQNQLEGQIPSNIWKCTHLEKLSLSLNNFSGSIPREIGRLSMLAELYLGYNSGFQGGVPSEIGNLSRLEILNIDSASITRDIPFSISNLSSLTVLSLSDNSLTGSIPICQNLQELYLHNNKFTGLIPLNIWKCKNLEILNLNINNLSGNIPHTIGNMSMLRELGLVLNHFTGLIPPNIWKCKNLEILELGLNNFSGNIPRTIGNMSMLRGLGLAWNHFTGELPQEIGSLLMLETFYVFNNSLYGLIPSSIFNISTMKNLQITYNDFSGTLPLDLGNSLINLEVLFLGSNRLSGSIPSTIANASKLLILEMYGNSFSGSIPHFGNLKLLQSLLLSENNLSGAEFTTQELTFLSSLTNCRHLKYLGVSNNPLNGILPASLGNFSSSLEIFN; translated from the exons atggAGAGTCTTACTTTTTCCATTGCTCTTTTAATCTTGCTATTGAATAGCTTTGCCTTCTCCTTGAATTCTGACACAGATAAAAATGCTCTTATTTCCTTCAAAAATTCCATCACTTCCGACACTATTGCTATCTTGAGCACCAATTGGTCTCAAAACACATCAGTCTGTAATTGGATTGGTGTGTCGTGCGGCCTCAAACACGGCCGTGTCACTGCTCTCAATCTCTCTCGATATGACCTTGCTGGAACTGTTGCTCCCCATGTTGGAAACCTTACGTTTCTAAGATATTTGGACATCAGTTCTAACAGTTTTGTTGGGATGTTACCCTTTGAGCTCTCTAAACTGCGTCGTTTGAAGGTGATGAATTTGGGAACGAATTCATTCACCGGAGAAATACCAAAATGGTTGGGCAGTTTACCTCAACTGGAGGAACTCTATCTGTACAATAACTCTTTCTTAGGTAAAATTCCTTCGTCTTTGTTTAACAATTCCAAGCTCCAGACGTTACAGATATTACACTTGTCCAGTAATAAACTGAGTGGATCCATACCACATGTTATCTTCAACGTGTCTTCCCTAAGAGAAATCAGAATTAGAAATAATAGCCTATCAGGTCGGCTCCCAATTGATATGTGCAACAATATTCCCAACATCAAATTATTGGCACTCTCTCAAAATCAACTTGAAGGGCAGATTCCGTCAAATATATGGAAATGCACACATCTTGAGAAGCTGTCATTATCCTTGAACAATTTCAGTGGAAGCATTCCACGTGAAATTGGAAGATTGAGCATGCTTGCAGAGTTGTACTTGGGGTACAATAGTGGTTTTCAAG GAGGAGTTCCATCGGAAATAGGGAATCTTTCAAGGCTAGAGATATTAAATATTGACAGTGCTTCTATAACAAGGGATATCCCATTTTCAATCTCCAACCTGTCTTCCTTGACAGTATTGAGTTTATCTGACAATAGTTTGACAGGAAGTATCCCAATTTGCCAAAATCTTCAGGAATTGTATCTTCATAACAACAAGTTCACAG GACTTATTCCTCTAAATATCTGGAAGTGCAAAAATCTTGAGATCTTGAACTTAAACATCAACAATCTCAGTGGCAACATCCCTCATACAATTGGAAATATGAGCATGCTTAGAGAGTTGGGCTTGGTTTTGAACCATTTCACAG GACTTATTCCTCCGAATATCTGGAAGTGCAAAAATCTTGAGATCTTGGAGTTAGGCTTGAACAATTTTAGTGGCAACATCCCTCGTACAATTGGAAATATGAGCATGCTTAGAGGGTTGGGCTTGGCTTGGAACCATTTCACAG GTGAACTACCACAGGAGATTGGCTCTCTACTAATGCTTGAGACTTTCTACGTGTTTAACAATTCCTTATATGGATTAATCCCATCTTCCATATTCAACATATCAACTATGAagaatttacaaattacatataatGACTTTTCAGGTACTCTTCCATTGGATTTGGGGAACTCACTAATCAATCTTGAAGTGCTTTTTTTGGGTTCTAACAGACTCAGTGGCTCAATTCCAAGCACTATCGCCAATGCTTCTAAACTTCTAATCTTGGAGATGTATGGCAACTCATTTAGTGGCTCTATACCCCACTTCGGTAATTTGAAGCTCCTACAATCACTTCTCCTTTCGGAAAACAATTTGAGTGGAGCAGAATTCACTACTCAGGAATTAAcatttctctcttcattaactaaTTGTCGACATTTGAAGTACCTGGGAGTAAGTAACAATCCACTAAATGGCATCCTACCCGCTTCACTAGGAAATTTTTCCTCATCTCTTGAGATTTTTAATTAG
- the LOC121782036 gene encoding LRR receptor-like serine/threonine-protein kinase FLS2 isoform X3, translating to MESLTFSIALLILLLNSFAFSLNSDTDKNALISFKNSITSDTIAILSTNWSQNTSVCNWIGVSCGLKHGRVTALNLSRYDLAGTVAPHVGNLTFLRYLDISSNSFVGMLPFELSKLRRLKVMNLGTNSFTGEIPKWLGSLPQLEELYLYNNSFLGKIPSSLFNNSKLQTLQILHLSSNKLSGSIPHVIFNVSSLREIRIRNNSLSGRLPIDMCNNIPNIKLLALSQNQLEGQIPSNIWKCTHLEKLSLSLNNFSGSIPREIGRLSMLAELYLGYNSGFQGGVPSEIGNLSRLEILNIDSASITRDIPFSISNLSSLTVLSLSDNSLTGSIPICQNLQELYLHNNKFTGLIPLNIWKCKNLEILNLNINNLSGNIPHTIGNMSMLRELGLVLNHFTGLIPPNIWKCKNLEILELGLNNFSGNIPRTIGNMSMLRGLGLAWNHFTGTLPLDLGNSLINLEVLFLGSNRLSGSIPSTIANASKLLILEMYGNSFSGSIPHFGNLKLLQSLLLSENNLSGAEFTTQELTFLSSLTNCRHLKYLGVSNNPLNGILPASLGNFSSSLEIFN from the exons atggAGAGTCTTACTTTTTCCATTGCTCTTTTAATCTTGCTATTGAATAGCTTTGCCTTCTCCTTGAATTCTGACACAGATAAAAATGCTCTTATTTCCTTCAAAAATTCCATCACTTCCGACACTATTGCTATCTTGAGCACCAATTGGTCTCAAAACACATCAGTCTGTAATTGGATTGGTGTGTCGTGCGGCCTCAAACACGGCCGTGTCACTGCTCTCAATCTCTCTCGATATGACCTTGCTGGAACTGTTGCTCCCCATGTTGGAAACCTTACGTTTCTAAGATATTTGGACATCAGTTCTAACAGTTTTGTTGGGATGTTACCCTTTGAGCTCTCTAAACTGCGTCGTTTGAAGGTGATGAATTTGGGAACGAATTCATTCACCGGAGAAATACCAAAATGGTTGGGCAGTTTACCTCAACTGGAGGAACTCTATCTGTACAATAACTCTTTCTTAGGTAAAATTCCTTCGTCTTTGTTTAACAATTCCAAGCTCCAGACGTTACAGATATTACACTTGTCCAGTAATAAACTGAGTGGATCCATACCACATGTTATCTTCAACGTGTCTTCCCTAAGAGAAATCAGAATTAGAAATAATAGCCTATCAGGTCGGCTCCCAATTGATATGTGCAACAATATTCCCAACATCAAATTATTGGCACTCTCTCAAAATCAACTTGAAGGGCAGATTCCGTCAAATATATGGAAATGCACACATCTTGAGAAGCTGTCATTATCCTTGAACAATTTCAGTGGAAGCATTCCACGTGAAATTGGAAGATTGAGCATGCTTGCAGAGTTGTACTTGGGGTACAATAGTGGTTTTCAAG GAGGAGTTCCATCGGAAATAGGGAATCTTTCAAGGCTAGAGATATTAAATATTGACAGTGCTTCTATAACAAGGGATATCCCATTTTCAATCTCCAACCTGTCTTCCTTGACAGTATTGAGTTTATCTGACAATAGTTTGACAGGAAGTATCCCAATTTGCCAAAATCTTCAGGAATTGTATCTTCATAACAACAAGTTCACAG GACTTATTCCTCTAAATATCTGGAAGTGCAAAAATCTTGAGATCTTGAACTTAAACATCAACAATCTCAGTGGCAACATCCCTCATACAATTGGAAATATGAGCATGCTTAGAGAGTTGGGCTTGGTTTTGAACCATTTCACAG GACTTATTCCTCCGAATATCTGGAAGTGCAAAAATCTTGAGATCTTGGAGTTAGGCTTGAACAATTTTAGTGGCAACATCCCTCGTACAATTGGAAATATGAGCATGCTTAGAGGGTTGGGCTTGGCTTGGAACCATTTCACAG GTACTCTTCCATTGGATTTGGGGAACTCACTAATCAATCTTGAAGTGCTTTTTTTGGGTTCTAACAGACTCAGTGGCTCAATTCCAAGCACTATCGCCAATGCTTCTAAACTTCTAATCTTGGAGATGTATGGCAACTCATTTAGTGGCTCTATACCCCACTTCGGTAATTTGAAGCTCCTACAATCACTTCTCCTTTCGGAAAACAATTTGAGTGGAGCAGAATTCACTACTCAGGAATTAAcatttctctcttcattaactaaTTGTCGACATTTGAAGTACCTGGGAGTAAGTAACAATCCACTAAATGGCATCCTACCCGCTTCACTAGGAAATTTTTCCTCATCTCTTGAGATTTTTAATTAG